The Gasterosteus aculeatus chromosome 18, fGasAcu3.hap1.1, whole genome shotgun sequence genome segment AAAGTACCTCGAGGAACGACAGGCCCGTGTTCGAGGCCCCGACCACCACGATCCTGGCGTTGACGGTGACCTTGGGCTCCAAGGTCAACTTCCTGCTGATGAGGCTGAGAGCAAACGGAGCCTGAGAGCATTGCAAAGAGGAGCCCGTCAGATGTacgatgaaacacacacacacacacattgatgacCCGACAGCTTCACATGTCTCAAATGAAGGGCAGTAGATCAGGACccaaaaaggttttcatctccagttgtgttttgtgtctaAAATGACtctcttgtttgtgtttcaatcccatttctgctctttatttagATGTTTAGAACATGCAGCTTCAGAAGGAAACTCAGGGATGGAACTTGTGACCCGACGCTCCTCAAAAGACTCCCACAGGATCCGGCTCCGCCTTCTAATTGCTGCATTCCTCCACCACTGAGTGGTCCTCACGCTAATGGCTCcttcatcgtctgtgattgggCAGATTGGCCCCACAAAGCACCTTGTTGGATGAAAACAGCATCgaggaaaagggagggggggtgaaattAACCTTTGTGTCATATTCCAATCATTTAGACATCTGTCGCACAGCGAGATGTCGCCAAGTTTGATtagcaggagaaaaaaagggccTGTATTAACAAATGTACATGTGAACGGCTCAGATTGATGagtaacattttaaatagttgATAGTAGTAAATAGTTAAATAGTTCAAGTCATGTGACGTCTGCTCACTAAACCTAAATACTGCGTCTTCCTTTTGGCCATTAGGGACCCTGAAGGCAACGCTGACGAGCTGTGAGAGAGCAACTAGTGGCTTAAGGACGACGTGGAaatctgcatttgttttttccatGATTTGGAATTTGGTTCAACTGTCTTCCAGGTCTGTAGGAAACATCCACTCACAGAACCTACTAAGCTGCTCTTCTTTTGACGAGATGAAGGGACAAGGTAAACGTGCAGCAGCTCAGTTTAGGAGCAGCTGGACTGAAGATATGATGATATGATGATCATCATCTGCTACCTACGTCCATTGAAACAAAATAACCCTCCTGCAGCCGTGGGTCATGCACACGCTGCATTTGGACATTTATTGAGAATTCatattcatttatatgtaaacaaAACTCTGTATTTGCCATTTGCCTACATGCATTCGTCTGAATAGCGCAGGCGATAACCAGATGAACAGATCTGCATGTGGGGAGCAGGTGCAGCGCTGCGTAACGTGATCCCGTGTGGACGGAGAGGGAACAGGTGCTTTAGATCCCATCAATCGTCCCCGCGGCCCGGAGTCCTTATCTGAACGGAGATCATGACAGCTGTGTTACCGCCGTGAGTTTCATCTTATTCATCTCATCTGTAGAACTCAGAAGATTATATTTTTAAGAATTAagtgttttctctgctgtttttagCGGAAGGTTTCTTCTTTTCCCACTTAAAGCTAATCGCTTTGTTCCGACCAACTCAACTCAAAGTCAAATTTTAGCTGAGAAAAGTCTTCACAGATATCAAATATATGTGAAGAACAAAAAATGTGTagaaactgtaaataaatagtAGTCAAATCAAAAGTAGCAAAGATAATATCTGTTGGTTTGGATGTCTGGATGTCTATTGTCTCTGTTAATGTGGAGAAGAGGCAGTTTTGAAGGAAGCTGCAGTTTCTAAGAGTGGATCACTGCGTTAAAACCCCCTCTAGTGGCCACACTGGCACCCTGCGGCCTCAGGCCCCTCCACGCTCCCTGCCCGGCGGCCCCCTGGGGCCCAGCTGCTGCCGTGCCCACCTGGTGCTCGGTGATCCGCCTGGAGGGGGCGTTGATGCCGAGCTCCTCCAGCGGGTAGAGGATCTGGCGTCGCGGGCGGACGGGGACCGCGTAGTCCAGCACCACATCCAGGTGGTGGATGCAGGAATTCTGAGTGCgctggggagaaaagggggcgcGGTTAGGCTCCCTCGACGGCgtcagtgtggagggggggggactggaagGGGCCAAGTGATAATGAGCTCAGGTGAACAGGCTACATGACGCAAGCTTCACACCACCAACATGAGCTGAGCAGAAAACAACCTCCAGTCCTCCAAGTGTCTCGGCCGCGCGTCAGTCCGCACGCCATCATGTGCAGACCTGGGCTGGTTGGTGGGAAGCTAATTAGCAGAAGGAAGTGGGGGCTTCTGTCTTGTAATGTGTGTGGAGAGGTGGAGCTGGCGGCGCCGTCGGCACCTGCTGCCCCCCGACCCGGGGGGACGGCAGCATGCCGAGGGGCCGCAGTCTGCAAGCAGCGACCCTCCTTGTTCCACATGTTCCATGTTACATCAATAAATGAACGTCACACCAACAGATCACAAAGTGTTTCAAGCTCCAGAGGCTGGAGGGGCCGAGGGCCCGGTGTGAGAAACCCACCTCCTGGCCCTGGATGGAGGGGTACATTCTGTGGAACAGGCAGGACCTGCCAGCCAGCCGGAGCACCTCCTTGAACAAGTGTCTTCCCAAGTGCTGGAAGGAGCTCTTGAGGACCAAGTGGCGTATCTGAGCGAGCTCCTCGCGACGGTGATGGCTGAAGTAGATGAAGTTTTCGATGTTGTAGTGGGCGCAGATGTACTCGGCATCCTGACAATGACAAGAGGACCAACATTTGTATTTGATACTTTGCTTTAGTTCAATACAGACGTAACGATCAGAAACGGATTATAATTATATCAGAATATCTCGATTGTATCACACCAAATATTTAGCTGTGATTGAAGCAGTTATAGAAAAGTACGAGGAATCGACAGcagacttttctgtttttcaacccttgttgaataaaaagtacctttattttgtattttctattcTATTCAAGGTCTGAAAGTCTACAGAGGTTCCTCTGGGGACAACGACCTGCATGGTGCACCTACCTGTTCGTCTCTGAGGATCAGTGTCCCCACCAGCTGACCGCCATGCTGGGCCACGAAGGCCTGCAGCGCCGCGCCGCCCTGTGTGACGACAAAGCCCAGCATGCACTTTGTCATGAATACTCATGATGTCATTATGGGGGGGTGGGGCAGCGGCGGTGACAGCTGGAGTGTCACTCGGAGAGGAGAATGGCTGTTGGCTTATTCTGAGACGATCACGCTCGAGGTCCGAAAAAAAAATGAGGTCATTTGAAAAAGTTAAAGGTTAGAATTTCAACCCTGATGTCGTCGCCTTTTACATGTTTTGGGTTTCCAAACGGGTTTAACCGGACAGCTGGTTTAATATTGATAAGAACATTTGATTTgcatatttgttgtgtgaagtaaaaaaacattatacaaACATTATAAAAAAGCGAATAAATAGATACAGATTTGGTTGTTTTATTAATGCCAACCAATAGTTAAAGGCCTGAGTGGGTCTGATTCTTTAGAatacttagcttagcttagcttagctcttTAGTAGCTGGACATTTTCAAGTGGATCAAACTGAATGTGTAAAAGTAGAGGGAACAAAAATAGTTTTAGGAAATGATATGTAATAATGTTTCTATGTTTGGTATTCATTAATAAATGGTGTTTGATGGTTGAGCTGAACAGTTGGGGGGCTGAAGATGAACCTCACCGGGTCTCTGCGGCTCTCGTAGAAGCGGTCCAGGTCCTGCAGCAGGGCCTCGCTGAGCCTCAGATCCTTCACCAGATCACACAGAGCCGGTCGGTCTGCAGCCACGGCCGGTCTCACCTCCACGCCGCTGAAAGAGCAACCACAGCGGGGGCCCCAACCGGGACCCCCAACCGAGTGCATCGTCAGCCTCAGATGTTTCTACTGCGTTGGGTATCTGGTCCAAATCTAATGCGTGATCACCACCACGACCATAAAATCTCCATCTGTGTTTGACTTTAATCCCACTACAGGAACTACACTCGGAGTTGTAGACTTCGTCTTGTGCGGTGAACCCACCTGTGCCCGGCGCGGGGGAGGACGTAGAGTTCCTGGGGGGGCCAGCTGGAGGCGCGAGATGTCCGTCTGAGgaagctctgcagcagcagcgggagtTTGGGGCACGCCATCGGTACGGAGACGATGCAGAAGTCCAGGTCCTGAGGATCGGACAGCGGGACAACGCAAGCAGACACGCATGAAGGATCTTAAACTTCATGAACATGAAAACCTTTAGACCTTGTTTACACTTACAATGATTTACTGTTgtctgtttgtggagctcattaAACACAAAGACGATACTCACTGGGTAAAGGTTGAATATATATGAAATGAAGTCCGCTGatctggaagaagaagagagtgTTAAGTGACGCCAGACTTCAGAATCAAGGCCAGGCCCACcggttgaccccccccctcacgccccTCACACCCCTCAGCCTTCGGCTCTGACACGCTGTCACTTTAAGCGCGACTCTCATTAATAATGTGCTCACTCTCGGCAGGAAGCAACTCGCCTCCATATTTAGTAACAGctgggaggtgagaggagcTCAGCGGGAGCCAaccagtaccccccccccctccgccccccactCTAATGCAGCACATGACTGATGGACGCCTGGACCGATGCCACCAGCAGCCCCCCTTCTTCACCACATGTAGATAtgcatctatgtgtgtgtagtatttctGCAAATCAAATGAATGGCATTCTGTAAAAGCATTTTTATACCTTCAccttttttaatgtgaaagtACTTTCACTGCGTACCGTCCTCAGGATTCACGCCATCTCCCACGTTAAGAAGACTTGGTTCCAAGTGGATTTTAGTTTAAATTGTTTGCCTTcatatgtatacagtatacatagatatatatttacattactGCAGTGACGGAAGTATTTTCGCTAGCAAAttaaattattgttattaaattctaagaccaaaaacaacaacctggtAGTTCCTCTCAGACTTGTTGAgaaatctaaaaacacacaccttcATCCTTTCCTTGAGAAAAGACCGAATAAATCAATACATCACTCTGACTTCACCTGGTGACATAATTCTTGTCAATAATGAAGTCCTGAATGCAGACGGCGTTGAGAGTCTTTGCGGAGCGTTCAGCCGACTGTGTTTCCTCCTGAAGGGACGGAGGAGAAGATCTCGTCTTTACCACAAGTCACTGACGTTGTATCATGTCATGAAGAAACGCTGAGTGACTCCACGGAGACGCACCGGCCGGGCGTCGCGCCGAGCGCCGACTTCCTCACGTCTGTAGAAACCACCGAAGTCATCACACTCAAAGTCTGCGTTCAGACGAGTCATATCGACCTGAGCGGAGATCCTCATGAGGCCGACGACGAGTCCGCCGCTCTGTggagagcgcgcacacacacacacacacacaccttcactcGGACTGCGGACTGATAAACAACAGAAGGCCTCACACCTCTGAGGAGTCAAGAAACACTTTCACAAGTCACAATATTGACAGTAAACTATGAAATGTTCACGTTCACAGTGAAATTGACGGAACAATGTTTAATCAGGTTAAATGATCTTCTTTAGCTTAACTCCATGTGCTTATAAATATCATGACATGTAATCAAAGCTTTTatatggggaggggggggggggggcatggatgTGACCATTGCTTTGGATAAGACATATTGACACAGCCCCCCTCCGGAGAGCTGAACAGATTCACACAAAAAGCACCAAAATGCTTCAGATGTCTGGACACAATATGTTCAGTGAGAGCATGTCTTGGCCGGGTATCAGCTCGTATCTGCCATATGCTGCCACGAACACATGTCGCCGACTggcggggaggggagagaagatCTGTCCCCTCCCCGGTccccagagagggagggggagggggttctGACATTCAGCCAAAAAGCTTCATCAGCGAGCGGCTTTTACGTGGCGGATCAAACCGTGACTCACACGACATCGGAGAGTTCCGTCAGAAAGACTAAGTCAAAGTCAGAACCAACCTCACAAACCAGTGTAGAATTCTTCTCGTCCTGGGCCTCCAGGATCTCCGCCAGGAGGGACGGCCGTTGGTTTTCCCTCTCTGCATTAAGGCACATGATGTCATCGTAATCTTCAACCCTGTGATGAGTACAAAGAAGAGGCCACCACCGATCAGTAAATGGACTGAATCCAAACTCCCTGTCACatcaaacatacacatacattcacaaaccataaagcgggggatgctttagggcggggctagacgctgattgacaggtctctaccagagacgtaCTATTTCAAACCTCCTCAGTCTAAAGAGCTCGAGTCCACAAACCAAGGAGGGACGTCacgactacgtccacttcttgtAAACACTCTATGCTCACGGTATGCCACGGGCAAATGTCCACATACAGGTAGTGCACGGGGAAAAGGGTCTGGTGGTGGACATGCATGTCAGCGGACATCACCTGCCCGTGCGGATGAGAAGCTGTGGACTGTGCGCTTCTCTGCAGCAGATGAAGGCTAAGCACAGACGCCCGGGGTCCTTCCggcgctgcagcggctcaaACACCTCCTCTAGCGCCGGCTCTGGTTCAGCGGCAGGCACAAGACTTAAAATTAAAGTGTGAATGATTGATCATCATGAGAATAAATGTTAAGCAGCTCTTCACCTAAACTACCGAGGTTCGGGCTGACCAGGCAGATGTGTTGAAGCTCTGTGACGGCGTTAAAGACGGCCCTGTACCAAGAAGCACAGCAACAAAGCACCTGCATGAATCTGCATTCTGTGGTTCCTGAAAGCCGCTGCCATTTCAAACATATGCAAACGTGACAGTGTCACGTTAGTTACTTTAGTCCAGCTGTCAGTGAGCGCTTCACCgcaaaaaagtcaaatgtattGACATTTATGGCTGTATTTCATTCCTCAGATGACCTATTTATATTTGGAAAACAAACACCATAAGTACCTCAGAACACCTCTTTCAAAAATTGGAATATACTCTTTCATACCTCATTATTTCCTTTATACATGCAGCGGCAAAATCTGGCTGTGCCAAGAAGATGTGGAGGAAGAGTGTGTTCCAAGGCTGCAGAGGGAAGAAGATTGAAACTCATTCAAACTCCAGATAATTTCCTATGAGCATATCAGACTGGTTCTGTTGAGGCCAAAGATACCGTAAGTTAAAAACTAACATCACACATAAACAGTATTAATCATAAAAACAATGATGATGTCAATGCTGCATggtctgaatgaatgaatgaattaatgaatgacacagaCTGTGCATGTTTCGGCGCTGAAGTGTTTCTGCAGGAAAGGTTCCCAGTGAGCCTGATCCACCAAGTCTCCGATGGGGTGATCGAAGAAGGAAGCGTGGGCCAGAATGTCCTCCCTCTCGTTGGCCAGAGTCACGGCCAGATTGGCTTTCTCTCTGGAGGGTCCCGGACAGAAGCAGACGGTCGTGTCCAGATGACATTACAACattaaacacaaagagaaaatgaactCTAGGCACTCTGATTATGCACAACGCACACAATTTCACAGGGTGGAAAAAACATCCGGGGCGGGTtcgttgttttttgtgttctttaGTTTTTCGCGTTTAGATGTTTTGACTTACAGAAGATGGATTACGTTGACTCTTCCGAAAACCGCCACAGCTGAGGGGCCGATGAGGCTGTCGATCCCCTCAGCATCCGCCGATTCGCTCCTCCTGACGACCACAGCTTCCTCCCGGCCGCTGGCTGACATCACGGTCCTCATCGCCCTTCTGGGCCGACAGCGGCGAATTAGTTCTGGACGTATTCAGATCCTTGACTTTAGCAGAAGCACCAATACCACAGCGTAGGAATACTGTGTAGGTCATTCAGATTATTTATCCATCAATCAATTGATCAGTGGATTGTGAAGAAAACCCTGAGCAACTATGTCATATTTATTAAACCATAGTTTGATTTGTCCAAATAATACACAGTAAAAATGTAACTTAACTTATAATACTTATTTAACATTATCCCACAACAAGCCTCTCAATTGTTGGGTTAACGTTAGCCAGCCTAGCTTGGTAAAAATCGGACGGAGTTAGCTAAACTTTACTCACCTGTCACAAGTCACACCTTTATAAACTAAAATGTCGCTCTTATTTGCAAACTTTCCGCTGCTCGCGGTTAGCGACAGTAAAAACAAACGTCATGCCAGCTGTTAGCTGCTTTATAAAACAACTATAAATGAACCGCAGCCTCAGTCAGCTGAAACAAACTCCGTTACCGTAGCAACAGGACGGAACTCGCAATGCACACTGGGTAATGCCATCGCGTCGCGCGCTTGATGCAAGCCGAAACCTTGAAATCCTTTTAAAACAATTAGACAATCTAAAATTAACAACTATCAACTAACAACGTCACCACCCGAGCTGGTCTGGCTGAAGATTGAAATATTAGAAAACAGCTCTGAGTATAATACGTTTGGGTAGTGACGTCATTTTAGAGATTCTGATTATTATCCGTGAAGGTTATGTGATGACTTTTGGTGAAGTATTAATGTTTTGTTAGTTTGTTGACGGTTTATGACATTAGATATGTGGAATTGTTGacaacaaaatacacacatatatgtattcacacaaaatatatattggtACATGTGTTATTGACTACACTATACTAATCTGAGTGACAACTAGTTATCACATTTGTGGTCCATTAGCGCCCCCACCTGGCAGCTGTAGGATGCTGCCTCTGAAGCCCACAGCCACGTGGGAACAGTTCATTCAGAAAAAACTTGCATGTCATTCTATCTTCAAATAGAATGGGCGCAGGGAGGggggttgatttttttttcaacctaaATTACTCTAAACTACTTTCAACATAAATGTGAATATTTcatggttgttttattttgtcgaCATATTGGAGTCAAAAGGTTTTCAGAGGGAGAATTTGGATATCTCCTTTCATCACTCCATAATTCAATGAAAAGTGTTAACAGCCAtcaaaattaaacatttgaaattaaCGGAAAAACAAGAATAGAAATTTACTACAATTTGTTAAATGTATTAAGTGTATATTGCTGTTTTAACATCGTAACTAAAATCGTGGAAAACGAAtggtgttttattgtgaaaggttcCCCGGATGTTATCGCGGATAACTTAACTTCCTTCActctgttagcattagcatctcGCTATTTCACAAGGATTGTATTGCTTTAGGGAACTGTAAACGACAGGCAGACGCAAATACCAAACGCATATTGGTACAATTTGTACCGAAGATACAATTTTGTTTTACAGCTGTGGTTTCGTTAATCTTTAACGGTTGGCGTAGATGTAGCTAACATAGCTAATGCTAACCAGCTAGCAGCCATTCGACCTAACGTTAGGTTAAGAGACTTGTAGCTACGGTAGCTAATGCTAACCAGCTAGCAGCTATTCTACCTACGGTTAAGTTACTTGTAGCTAATGCTAACCGACTAGCTGCTATCTTGTCAAGAGCAGAGTTGCACCACGAGGGTAAAAATAAGTTTATTTACCCGTTTCTTCTTTAATAATGGTACCAAGACCAATAGTATATCACATACAATATAAACATTGTCTTAGTTGAATTTATATCAGTACAAACAGCAGAATGGGGCCTTGTTTTGGTGTtaaaacacagcagctgatCAGCAGAGTCTTCAGCAATCCAGGTCAGTGCAGTGATCAatactgattttattttgatcAACGTAGACACGTACTGTGGAACCTACGGGCTGTGCAatattttgcatgttttatcATCTCTTAACTGTATCCCTTATTTCTTCGCTTACTGCTGAGAAACAGATTACGTTTGTTCACTAGATTTAAATCTGTTGATCAGAATTGTACATCTGTTAATTCATTCAAATTAATTTACACAATTTAACTAACTTGGAAGTTATACATGTTCAGAATAttcataacattttaaaaacacaaactgccTCAATCCTATGATTGATATTCATAAATAGATTAATTCTCATACCAAGAAACTTTGGGAAGAccgctgttttctttcttttttttaatccccgaAAAAGACAAATTTCTTAACAACACATTTGTCAATGATGTTGGCCTAAATCCagaattgttattattatttgtgaaaCATATGTTTAtacatttgtaatgtttttgtgtgacaGGGCGATGGCGTGCAGCTCAGTCCAGACTCTTGTGCAGTTCTACTTCAGGTGAtgagaagccccgcccctccatgCTGCGACACCTGACCTCCAGAATAAAAGCCACGGGTCCGATCACGGTGGCGGAGTACATGAGAGAGGCACTCACCAACCCGGTGACGGTGAGTGAAAGCCACGACCATCAACGACATGCGGCCTCCAGCTCCTGGATTAGTTTAGATTCAGGGTGTTGATTCTCGCTACAAGGCATCTGCAATGTCTCGCCCCCACTCCAAAAagtctggaataaaaaaaatgtttttctccaaCGCACGGCAGTTCCGGACCACACATGCATCAATATACTACCCCCTCTCCCATCGGCCGAACTGTTCGCCGGACTagtacaccccccaccccccacactgATCTGATTCACTACCATCAAACATTTGGTCTTTTTGAGAGGAGTTGGTTTATAAAGACGCCCGTTTGTTCCAAAGAGGCTTCTGTTGTTTCCCGAAACCTGAAATAGTTCCGTTTCTCCCTCTCAGGGTTACTATGTGAGGAACGACATGCTGGGGCCCGACGGAGATTTCATCACGTCGCCAGAAATCAGCCAGATCTTTGGAGAGGTGAGGCGGGAAAAGTGCACTGTGACcagaaaaaaatgttcaactttAGACTCTTAATTGGTTAATCAGGTTTTAGGAAACGTAAAACACAAATGGGccgtttcctctttttttttttgacttatttaaaaggtgtgtttgattgacagctgctcgGCGTGTGGATCGTCAGCGAGTGGATCGGAGCCGGCCGACCCGAGCGGCTCCAGCTGGTCGAGCTCGGACCCGGAAAAGGGTCGCTGGCGAGCGACGTCCTCAGAGTACGAAGCTTCAACTTGTCGGATTTGTTTCACAGATGCTGACTGATACAAATAAAGTTTTGAACGTGTTGATTAGTGAACTTAACAAAGGGGCCGtgagtctttgtgctaagctaatctAACCAGGTGCACTACAGGGGAATGGGGTCGGAGAATTAACTAGTTATCATCATGTGTTTACCTGTACAATGAAGTGGTGACTTCCTGTGCTCTTCTTCCAGGTGTTCAGTCAGTTGCAGTCAGTGGTGGGCGgagcctctctgtctcttcacCTGGTCGAAGTGAGTCCGGTGCTGAGTCGTCTGCAGGCCCAAAAACTGACCGGCAGCCACAGCCAGGAGGCGGACGCTGAGGACGAGCCGGTGTACCGCCGCGGGGAAACCGCTGCCGGGCTGCCGGTGTCCTGGTACCGCCGCTTGGAGGACGTCCCCACAGGTACACCGGAGTGCGTCCCTCTCATTGCACTGCAGCGGGGagtgtctgtcctctgtcctggtTCTGGTCCTTCTGGGCTTCGCTGCCTTCAGCGGTTCTTGTTTACTGATctatagaggatcaggactaaacagAGACTGCTCCATGTAGGATCAGTGCTAACATTTCAATTCTGTCTTCTTCCGTTTTCAGGATTCAGCATCTTTCT includes the following:
- the cfap61 gene encoding cilia- and flagella-associated protein 61 isoform X1 → MRTVMSASGREEAVVVRRSESADAEGIDSLIGPSAVAVFGRVNVIHLLEKANLAVTLANEREDILAHASFFDHPIGDLVDQAHWEPFLQKHFSAETCTPWNTLFLHIFLAQPDFAAACIKEIMRAVFNAVTELQHICLVSPNLGSLEPALEEVFEPLQRRKDPGRLCLAFICCREAHSPQLLIRTGRVEDYDDIMCLNAERENQRPSLLAEILEAQDEKNSTLVCESGGLVVGLMRISAQVDMTRLNADFECDDFGGFYRREEVGARRDARPEETQSAERSAKTLNAVCIQDFIIDKNYVTRSADFISYIFNLYPDLDFCIVSVPMACPKLPLLLQSFLRRTSRASSWPPQELYVLPRAGHSGVEVRPAVAADRPALCDLVKDLRLSEALLQDLDRFYESRRDPGGAALQAFVAQHGGQLVGTLILRDEQDAEYICAHYNIENFIYFSHHRREELAQIRHLVLKSSFQHLGRHLFKEVLRLAGRSCLFHRMYPSIQGQERTQNSCIHHLDVVLDYAVPVRPRRQILYPLEELGINAPSRRITEHQAPFALSLISRKLTLEPKVTVNARIVVVGASNTGLSFLEVLCLCPHLRFYSLTLVSTHGFPGDHEHDDVGFLSTSHAYSRRDLAQLPLQSCVATVTGKMVGINRKSKLVLVSGGVKLPYDHLVLCTGLQYQVPGPPGVDLQPNGSRYTGPVPANLLTLNDLKDCAAARRWLLSNFVELEDNAVVYGDGIDVFTATETLLRLGVRGSRIHLVLPPPGGGDPRLGDPVVKGAVATALKEAEVQVHRHCLLTRMDVGGDDGPLTSVSFASEEEPLRLQCGVFINLSNKGVDYDAFRSINNSFLPFDGRLVIDATFRTCDSHVYGAGPLTKFSRRYYADEWSHGNFNSKEVGQDLAAMLLPLFDPTLQPEAPPERDRLVPLYTQAKIRGGRLPGGLNYLHVTKPSATYATSPPVTHLQDRGIVTGRAETGNYFSLRLDRYDMVDELTCLSLKPLPFSNYLCLFGKHQQLLGQLSSRYRQGLIHDLYSFFRQSWCLAIYHDRFSDFEQELQQMTSNAEDGRPRDAAALRSSAARYLSYNRNLLPMFARPGQL
- the cfap61 gene encoding cilia- and flagella-associated protein 61 isoform X2 gives rise to the protein MRTVMSASGREEAVVVRRSESADAEGIDSLIGPSAVAVFGRVNVIHLLEKANLAVTLANEREDILAHASFFDHPIGDLVDQAHWEPFLQKHFSAETCTPWNTLFLHIFLAQPDFAAACIKEIMRAVFNAVTELQHICLVSPNLGSLEPALEEVFEPLQRRKDPGRLCLAFICCREAHSPQLLIRTGRVEDYDDIMCLNAERENQRPSLLAEILEAQDEKNSTLVCESGGLVVGLMRISAQVDMTRLNADFECDDFGGFYRREEVGARRDARPEETQSAERSAKTLNAVCIQDFIIDKNYVTRSADFISYIFNLYPDLDFCIVSVPMACPKLPLLLQSFLRRTSRASSWPPQELYVLPRAGHSGVEVRPAVAADRPALCDLVKDLRLSEALLQDLDRFYESRRDPGGAALQAFVAQHGGQLVGTLILRDEQDAEYICAHYNIENFIYFSHHRREELAQIRHLVLKSSFQHLGRHLFKEVLRLAGRSCLFHRMYPSIQGQERTQNSCIHHLDVVLDYAVPVRPRRQILYPLEELGINAPSRRITEHQAPFALSLISRKLTLEPKVTVNARIVVVGASNTGLSFLEVLCLCPHLRFYSLTLVSTHGFPGDHEHDDVGFLSTSHAYSRRDLAQLPLQSCVATVTGKMVGINRKSKLVLVSGGVKLPYDHLVLCTGLQYQVPGPPGVDLQPNGSRYTGPVPANLLTLNDLKDCAAARRWLLSNFVELEDNAVVYGDGIDVFTATETLLRLGVRGSRIHLVLPPPGGGDPRLGDPVVKGAVATALKEAEVQVHRHCLLTRMDVGGDDGPLTSVSFASEEEPLRLQCGVFINLSNKGVDYDAFRSINNSFLPFDGRLVIDATFRTCDSHVYGAGPLTKFSRRYYADEWSHGNFNSKEVGQDLAAMLLPLFDPTLQPEAPPERDRLVPLYTQAKIRGGRLPGGLNYLHVTKPSATYATSPPVTHDRGIVTGRAETGNYFSLRLDRYDMVDELTCLSLKPLPFSNYLCLFGKHQQLLGQLSSRYRQGLIHDLYSFFRQSWCLAIYHDRFSDFEQELQQMTSNAEDGRPRDAAALRSSAARYLSYNRNLLPMFARPGQL